One window of Thalassovita mediterranea genomic DNA carries:
- a CDS encoding beta-lactamase family protein — translation MRRLFLSALIVTALAAGPAQSQEGGETEIMQKALAAGYKALFTCSATFTADKSRAEIEYNELDGIYTDYRGPMRSTSEANISDRSRTVAVRYAPGEPPRIAAWREGFGCSLLPIGADLDDVDVLPRFSDDFPMRQQDSSTALGQAVQLIDASPYAARLEEPVRAAFDGATYGDDTRTSAVLVVMDGQIMAERYARGLNATTPQRTWSVAKSLTASVVGAAVQQGLIDLDHAPLLDAWSRNGDPRGEITLRNVLQMASGLDSGVAGNRTDRTYFGGALVTDTAFVNPLEITPGERFKYSNYDTLAAMRALRETMDDDGAFWGFPYESVLWKIGAMNTVLETDWAGDFISSSQVWMTARDMARLGQLYLQDGMWGDERILAEGWTDFVSSPGEAQPDRSSSDFGYGGSFWLMDRSEGVPADTYAGFGNRGQYLVIIPSLDMVIVRRGFDTADGGRFDVAAFTRDVIAAINQAHTDRLDAQAEATAAEAGYN, via the coding sequence ATGCGACGTCTTTTTCTTTCAGCCTTGATCGTTACCGCGCTGGCCGCAGGTCCTGCCCAGTCCCAGGAGGGCGGCGAAACAGAGATCATGCAGAAAGCGCTCGCGGCAGGCTACAAGGCGCTCTTCACCTGCTCGGCAACGTTCACAGCCGACAAGAGCCGCGCCGAGATTGAGTATAATGAGCTCGACGGCATCTATACAGATTATCGCGGGCCGATGCGCTCCACGTCTGAAGCCAACATCTCGGATCGCTCGCGCACGGTTGCTGTGCGCTATGCGCCGGGAGAGCCGCCGCGCATCGCCGCCTGGCGCGAAGGTTTCGGCTGCTCCCTTCTGCCGATTGGCGCGGACCTCGATGATGTCGACGTGCTCCCGCGTTTTTCTGACGACTTTCCCATGCGCCAGCAGGATAGCTCCACTGCGCTGGGTCAGGCCGTGCAGCTGATCGACGCCTCGCCTTATGCCGCCCGCCTTGAAGAGCCGGTCCGCGCGGCGTTCGATGGCGCGACCTATGGCGACGACACCCGCACCAGCGCGGTCCTCGTCGTCATGGACGGTCAGATCATGGCAGAGCGCTATGCTCGCGGCCTCAACGCCACGACGCCGCAGCGCACCTGGTCGGTGGCCAAGTCACTGACCGCCAGCGTCGTTGGCGCGGCCGTGCAGCAGGGCCTCATCGACCTCGACCACGCGCCGCTGCTCGACGCCTGGTCGCGCAACGGTGACCCGCGCGGCGAGATCACGCTCCGCAATGTCCTGCAGATGGCGAGCGGCCTTGATTCAGGTGTAGCGGGCAATCGCACCGACCGCACCTATTTCGGCGGCGCTCTCGTGACCGATACCGCTTTCGTGAACCCGCTGGAGATCACGCCAGGCGAGCGCTTCAAATACTCCAATTACGACACGTTGGCCGCCATGCGCGCGCTGCGTGAGACCATGGATGATGACGGCGCCTTCTGGGGCTTTCCTTATGAGAGCGTCCTCTGGAAGATCGGCGCAATGAACACCGTCCTCGAAACCGACTGGGCAGGCGATTTCATCTCGTCCAGCCAGGTCTGGATGACTGCCCGCGACATGGCGCGCCTAGGCCAGCTCTACCTGCAAGATGGCATGTGGGGCGACGAGCGCATCCTCGCCGAAGGCTGGACAGATTTCGTCTCTTCACCGGGTGAGGCCCAGCCAGACCGCTCATCCAGCGATTTCGGCTATGGCGGCAGCTTCTGGCTCATGGACCGCTCTGAGGGCGTCCCGGCCGACACCTATGCCGGGTTCGGCAATCGCGGGCAGTATCTCGTTATCATCCCGTCGCTCGACATGGTCATCGTGCGCCGCGGCTTCGATACCGCT
- a CDS encoding ligase-associated DNA damage response exonuclease, with amino-acid sequence MIRPDLLLHPTPKGLYCPPGDFYIDPVRGAVDRAVVTHGHADHARAGHGAVLATPETLAIMEARYGEEFTKSRQPIEYGETVEINSVTVWMSPAGHVLGSAQVVVEWKGLRMVCTGDYKRRRDPTCRQFEPVPGTHVFISEATFGLPVFRHPDTDGEIRKLLDSVAMFPERTHLVGVYALGKAQRVIKLLREAGYNETLYIHGALEKLCKLYEDHGVALGPLDTATLDTKERGAQERFRGKIVLGPPSSFHDKWGRRFPDPLPCFASGWMSVRQRAKQSGVELPLIISDHADWDELTDTVREVDPEELWITHGREDALVRWAELEGRKARPLRLVGYEDESID; translated from the coding sequence ATGATCAGACCCGACCTGCTTCTCCATCCCACGCCGAAGGGGCTCTATTGCCCGCCCGGCGATTTCTATATCGACCCGGTGCGTGGCGCCGTCGACCGCGCCGTGGTGACGCATGGCCATGCCGACCACGCACGCGCGGGGCATGGCGCCGTTCTCGCCACGCCTGAAACGCTTGCCATCATGGAAGCGCGCTATGGCGAGGAATTCACCAAGAGCCGCCAGCCCATCGAATATGGCGAGACAGTCGAGATCAACAGCGTCACCGTCTGGATGTCGCCGGCCGGGCATGTGCTCGGTTCTGCACAGGTCGTCGTCGAATGGAAGGGCCTGCGCATGGTCTGTACCGGCGACTATAAGCGCCGCCGCGACCCAACCTGCCGCCAGTTTGAGCCTGTCCCCGGCACGCATGTCTTCATCTCTGAGGCGACGTTTGGCCTGCCGGTCTTCAGGCACCCGGACACCGATGGAGAGATCAGGAAGCTGCTGGACAGCGTCGCCATGTTCCCGGAGCGTACGCACCTCGTCGGCGTCTACGCGCTCGGCAAGGCGCAGCGTGTAATCAAGCTGCTGCGCGAGGCAGGCTATAATGAGACGCTCTATATTCACGGCGCGCTGGAAAAGCTCTGCAAGCTATATGAGGATCACGGCGTGGCGCTCGGCCCGCTGGACACCGCGACGCTGGACACGAAAGAACGCGGCGCGCAGGAGCGGTTTCGCGGCAAGATCGTGCTGGGCCCGCCTTCCTCCTTTCATGACAAATGGGGACGTCGCTTCCCCGACCCCCTGCCCTGTTTTGCCTCTGGCTGGATGAGCGTTCGTCAACGCGCCAAGCAATCGGGCGTCGAGTTGCCACTCATCATTTCCGACCATGCCGATTGGGATGAGTTGACCGACACCGTCCGCGAGGTCGATCCCGAAGAGCTATGGATCACGCATGGGCGCGAAGATGCGCTGGTGCGATGGGCCGAACTGGAAGGGCGCAAGGCACGGCCGCTGCGGCTTGTCGGCTATGAGGATGAGAGCATCGATTGA